Below is a genomic region from Halorubrum depositum.
GAGGGACGCGGTGAGCGCTCGAAGAGCGCGAACCGCGAGGCTGGGGAGGTGCGAGGCGTAGTTGCGGTGCGGCTGGGAGGGACTCAAAGGGGCAGCCGCGAGGCGGTCGCAGGCGACGTAAGCACTGGAAGGAGCGAGCACCGCGAGCGACTGAAGCGCGCAGCGAGCGTGCGACCGCCTCGCGGCTGGGGCTTTGGAGGTGTCCACCGACAATCCGTAATTGACCGTTTATAAATGAGCGGTTGGATCGTTGGAGGTGTTCCCCGTCGAGCCACGGTCGACTATCCATGAACGACCACCATCGATTCACCGCTCCTCGCTCGCCTCGGCGTCCGTCTCGAAGGCGACCCACTCCGGGTGCGCCTCCGGGTCGTCCGACAGATACGTCCCCTCCGTCCCGCACTCGGTCGTGAGCCGACAGACGAAGCGCTCCGGCGGCCAGACGGCCTCGACCCTCCCGTCGGACTCCCGAACCGTCGCCTCCTGCCGGTAGGTGAACGTCGAGCCCGCGGGGTCGACGAGCGTCACCGTCACGATCACCTCGTCGCCCGCCGGGTCGATCGGGACGGTTTGGTTCGGAGCCCCGTCCAACGTCGCGCCCGCGGGCGTCAGCGACCAGTCGGCCGTGAGCGATCCGTCGGGGTCGCGCACGTCGTACTCGGCGCTACCGTCACCGCGTGCGGTCTCCAGCCGGACCACCGCGCGCCGGACGCGGTCCGGGACGCCGACGGTCGCCGTCGCGTCGATCCGCGCCCCCTCGCGGACGTCGAGCGGTTCGAGTTTGGGGGCGACGTGTCGGTTCGGGTCCGGCGTCCACTCCCCCCGATACGCGTAGCGGCGGAGGTCGCGGTCGGGGTACGCGTCGATCACCGCGAAATCCTCGGCCGGATCGCGGTCGAGCGCGTACACGACCGGACCGTCCAGTCCGGGATCGTTCCGGAGCGCCTGGAAGGGGTGGTTGAGCCACTCGCCGTACGGCGTGGGGACGAAGACGAGGTCGTCGTCGAACTCCGCCGCCTCGATCGGCGCGTAGGCCGTCTCGTACTTCTCGGCGTGCGACGCGTGCCGGTCGAGCGGCGCCTCGGCCGCGGCGGCCGCGCCGAGCGCTCCGCCGAGGACCGCGAGGACCGCGACCGCGACGACGACCGCCCGCGCGGTTCCCGGCGTGACCCGGGACGCGAGCCGCGCGCGGAGCCGGGAGAGTCTTCGCCCGCCGGCGACGACGGCGACGCCGGCGAATATCGACAGCGGAACGAGGAGGTCGAAGTGGTAGAACGGTCCGAAGCCGGCGACCAGCCCGTCCGTCGGGTCCGAGAGCGTCGCGAGGAGGTTGTTCGTCCCCCAGAAGAAGAGGTTCCCGACGGCGACGGAGCCGGCGACGCCGACGAGGAGGAGCCCGGCGGTTCGCTCGAATCGCCGAGTAGGGGCGCCGCCGCGTCCGACGTTCCCGTCACCGAATCCGAGCGCGCGCCGCCCCGACAACCAGCGGCGCGCGGCCAGCCCGCCGCCAGTGAGTGCGAGCAGCGTGCCGAGCGGCCCGGCGACGACCCAGCGTGTTGCGAGGTACCACAGCGCATATCCGTTCGAGCGGAGAGCAAGTTCGGGCGTGTACGCCTCGCTGTGCCCGAGGATCCGGCGCTCGCCGAATCCGGGACCGTCCATCGGCGCGAACGCCTCGTACGGGAAGGTCAGGGGGGAGCCGGTCATCCGGAGGTTGTACGCGAGGGTGACGCCGACGAACAGGATCCCGAGAAGCGCCGTGAGCCCGTGGCGACGGATCGGGCCGGGAAAGGGCCAAATGCCGGCCTCGCGAGCCGCGCCGAACTCGCGGACCGCGCCGGCGACTCGCCAGAGCGCGTGCAGGATGAACGGCGCCGCGAACAGGACAGCCGTGTACGGCCGGGCGAAGAAGGCGAGCCCGATCGCGACGCCCGCGAGCCCGGCGAGCGGGAGCGACCGGTCGCGGACGCCTCGGAGGTACGCGACCGCGAACAGCAGGTTCAACAGCGTCGTCGGCGCGTACGGGAGGAACACCGAAGAGGTGACGAGCGCCAGCGGCGACGCGACGAAGCAGACGGCGGCCGCGAGGCCGACCCGCCGGTCGAATATCGTCGACCCGAGCAGGTACACGAGCGCCGCGTTGCCGGCGGCGACCGCCGCGAGCGTCACCCGCGGCTCGCCGAACAGCGCCATCGACGCGGCGTACATCGCGGCGGGGACGGGGTTGTACTTCGGGTAGAGCCGTCCCCCGTCCTCGATAAAGAACCACGGGTGGACGGCGTCGGCCAGCGCGCCGGCGTGGATCTCGAGCTGCCCGGAGAGCAGCAGCGCGGCCTGCGTGAGGTACACCGCCTCGTCGTGGTTGACGGAGTGGTAGCGGAACAGCGTCGCGGCGACGAGGAAGGTGAGCGCTCCCGTCGCGAGGGCGACGAGGGCGGCCGAAAGCGTCAGCCGGTCGGTCTCGGCGAGCCGAACGCGCGCGCCGCTCGCGAGTCGGCGGGCGGACCGACGGAGACGGCGGAGGGCCGGAGGAGAAGCCACGGGCGGCGGCGCGGGCCTACACCTCGACGCCGGCCTCGCGCATGAGGTCGATCGTCGGTTCGAGGTCGGACAGCTGCGTCAGATCGATGTCGGGGACGTCGAGCTCGTCGATCGTGGGCAGGTCCCCGATCGGCTCCACCTCGGGGATGAGGGGGTACTCGAACGTCGTCCGGGCGAAGTAGTCCTGCGCCTCGGCCGACAGCAGGTGACGGACGAAGTTCCCGGCGAGGGTCCCGTCGGCGGCGGTGTCGATGACCGCGGCGCCGGCGACGTTGAACACCGCGCCGGCGTCGCCGCTCGTGAACGCGGTGCCGATCGACGCGTTCGGGTTGCCGTCGAGGACGCGCTGGGTGTAGTAGTGGTTCGTGAACGCCGCGTCGATCTCGCCGTCGGCGATCGCCTGACAGGCCGCGAACTCGTCGGGGTAGCTGCTGATCCCGGACTCGACGATCGACTCCAGCCAGTCGCGCGTCGCCTCCGGGCCCTCGATGAGTCGCATCGCCGTGACGAACGCTTGGCAGGACCCGTACGAGGGAGCCCAGCCGAGGCTTCCGTCGAACTCCTCGGGGTACGCCATCACGTCGTCCGGCAGGTCGTCGTCGGAGAACTCCTCGGTGTTGTACGGAACGGTGCGGGCGCGACCGGACGTGCCGATCCACTGCTCGGTGCGGAACTCCGACCGGACCATCTCGGTGACCTCCGAGGGGAGCGCCTGCGTGCGTCCCTCGTCGGCCAGCGCGCCGAGCGATCCGGCGTTCACCGAGTAGAACACGTCGGCCGGCGACCCCTCCCCCTCGTTGGCGATCTGGTTGACGAGGTCGGTGGAGCCGCCGTACCGGACGGTCAGGTCGAAGTCGTCGTACTGGTCGTCGATGTACTCGACGAGCTCGCCGACGAGGAACTCGCCGCGACCGGAGTACACCGTGAGCTCGCCCTCCAGGTCGGGCATCTCGGCGATGGGGGTACCGCCGGGGGCACCGCGACCCGCGCGGCCGGAGCCGATCTGTCCGATCGACCCCTCTGCGCCGCCGTCGTCGCCGTCGTCGCTCTCGTCGTCGCCGCCCATACAGCCGGCGAGCCCGGCCACGCCGAGCGCGCCCGTGGCCGCGAGGAACCGCCGGCGATCCACGTCGTCCGGGAAGTGGTGAGTCATGTGTTTTAGGCTTGCCTAAATACTTTTAATCGTGTCGGTTCAGTCGTCCGCGGGCGCCGGCGTACGCTGAATCGCGTCGAGGCAGTCGAGCCAGTCGCGCATGTACTCGCCGCAGTGGTTGAGAAACGCGCCGTTGTTCCACTCGGAGAAGTCCCCCTCCGCGAGCGCGTCGGCCATCTCCGCGAACGCCGCCGCGAACGAGTCGGCGTCGGCCCCCTCCTCGTCGATGACTTCCCAGACGTGTTCGTTCAGCTCCAGTCCGGCCACCTCGTTCGCGAGGTCGTCGAACGTCGAGCGCGCGGCCTTGTTGTGCTCGCACAGCGGACGGCCGTTGTAAATCCGCTTTCCGAGCACGTCGCAGGCGCGCTTGAGGAAGACGCCCGACCAGATGTCGTCGAAGCGACCCACGTCCCACTCGTTGTCGTCCATCGGCATCTGGTAGAAGGCGGGGATCACCTCGCGGCGGAACGCGAGGTTCATCGAGCAGACGGTGAGGTAGTTGCCGCGCGCGGCGACGAAGTCGCCGCCGAAGTCGTCGGCGGTCGTCCGGGTCTGCGCCTGTCCCTCCAGGTCGCCGTCCATCAGGATCCGGACCGCGTCGAGGTCGGGGACGTTCGTCCACAACCCCTGCGAGGCGACGACCTCGCCGGACTCGACCTCGGCGGTCCCCGTCTCGACCGTCTCGTCCATCGCCGAGTACGGGTAGCCGCGGGGGTAGAGCCCGTGCTCGTCGGCGTTCTGATAGAGCACGTTCACCCACTGCTCGTCGGAGCTCACCGACTCGACTGCCCCCTCGAACGCGAGGTTCTCCATGTGGCGGCCGAAGTAGTCCTCGTCGTCGTGCGGGAGCGTGTCGTCGTCGATGAACAGGCCGTACTCGAAGGCGTTGTCGGCCCACATGTACAACAGCCCGAAGCTCGTCTCGGCGTGGCTCGCGGCCGGGACGACGTGGCCGTACTCCGCGACGTCGTTGGCCTCGTACCACTCCTCGCGGCGGGAGCCGTCGAACACCTCGCCGGAGACGTCGAGGTCGTCGAGCATGGCGCGCATCTCCTCGACGTCGCAGAAGTCCTCGGTGACGAGCACGAAGTGGAGCCGGGAGACGTCGAACCCGTGCTCGCGGGCGTTCGCGACGTACGCGCGGAGGCACTCGTACTCCCGGATCGTGGGGACGATCACGCAGATGTCCCCGCTCGCGGCTGCTTCGCGGCGTCCTTCCATACTCCGATGTTTTTAGGCCAACCTAAAAATCTGACGGTCCGGGATGCGACGACCCGCTCTCATCGGTCGCGTTCGACGCCGCGTCGCCGGTGCTCTCCACGTCGGGGCCGGCGGCGCCTTCCGTCCCGGACTCCCCGACGACGCTCCCCCCGTCGGCCTGCACCGAGGGCGTCGGCTCCCCGTCTCCCGCCGGGCCGGCCGCGGGCGAGAGGCCGAGCGCGAGCGCGGCGAGGCCGCCGCCCGCGAGCGTGACGGCGTTCTTCAGCGCGTGGTCGAGGATCGCCGCCGCGAGCGCGGTCTCGACCGGCAGCCCGGTCGCGCTCACGACGAGACCGGTGAACGCCGCCTCGTACAGCCCGATCCCGCCCTGCGAGAGCGGGAGCACCTTCGCGAGGTTGCCGACGCTGACCGCGAGCGTCCCGACGACGAGCAGCGTCGTCGCCGGGACCGGCCCACCGACGCCCCCCAGAAGCGCGGCGAGCACGAGCACCGCCGTGAGAACGTCCAGCGCCCAGACGGCGATACTCCAGAGGAACACCGCGCCGAGGCGCCGGGGGTCGGCGGCGACGACGCGGACGGACGCGCCGAACCGGACGGCGGCGTCGACGAGCCCCGCGAGTCGCGATCCGGATACGCGGGCGCGGAGCGCGGACCCGAACCGCCGGTCGCTCCGGGCGACCGCGACGGTCGCGACCGAGAGCACCGCGGCGACGGCGGCGATGCCGGCGGCGGCCGCGAGCGCGGTCGACGGCGCGACGGCGCCGACGGACTCGCCCGAGCCGGGCGACCGACCGGTCAGGAACAGGAGCGCGAGCGCGACGCCCCCGAGGGCGCCGATCGCCACGAGGTCGAACGCCCGCTCGACGGCCAGCGAGGCGACGCCGGTCGGGTACGGCACGTCCCGGCGCTCCTTGAGCAGGTACGCGCGGACGCCGTCGCCGGCGCGGGCGGGGACGACGAGGTTCGCGGTCTGGCTGGCGAACACGGTCGCGGTGAGGAAATCGGTCCGGCAGCGCCGGCCCATCGCCGCGAGCACGTCGCCGTACCGTCGCCCCCTGAGCGGCCACGAGAGCAGGTAGGCGCCGAACGCGACGGCGAGGAGCGTCGGATCGGCCGCCGTCACGGCCGCGACGACCGCGCCCGCGTCGAGACTCCGGGCGAGGATCGCCGCGCCGACTCCGAGGACGAGGAGCGTCCCGAAGGCGGTGAGTCGCCCGCGCGAGAGCCCGGCGCGGAGGCGCGCCCGGAGGCCGGCCCCCGTCATGGACGCGACTCCCCGTACCGGGGAGATCGAAACCGGCCGGCGAGCGCGCCGGTCTGCAGGCGTTCGAGGCGCCGTTCGACGGTCATGCGTTTATTTAGGTCGCCCTAAAACACATAACGCTGACGGTTCGGCGACCGCGTTCGACCGTCTCCACGTGGCGGACCGAACCGCGTTCCGAGGAGTTGACGACCGCCGAAAGGTGCTTTTGTGCGTCTATCGAAATATTACACATGACAGACACCGTCCGAATGTGGCTCGTCGAGCGGACGTACTCCGACGACGAGCAGAACATGGTGATCCTCACCTACGCCACGCCCGACGGCGAGCGGTACTTCCGAAAGGAGCGCGCGCTCACCTCCTTCTCCGACGTCCGGGACACCACCGCCGCGGTCGACGCCGACCCGGCGAACGTCGGGACCGTCGACGACCCGGCCGAGCGAGAGCGATACGCGGCCGAGGCCGACCGGATGGCGGCGGCCCACGACCCCGACGACGTGATCTGACCGGTGACTCGACCGGCGCGATCCGACCGGCGCGACCGTGCTTAAGTCGGTCCACCGCGAACGTGTCCCCGATGCGCGCCACCCTCGAAACGCTCGCGATCGCGACGCTCGTCGGGGCCGTGCAGGCGGCGCTACGCGTCGTCGGGCTTGCAGGGCTCTTCGCGCTCGCGACGCCGCTGTCCGTCGCGCCTTGGACGGTCGTCACCAGCGTGTACGCGCACGGGTCGATCGGTCACCTGCTGGCGAACGCGCTCGCGCTCCTCCTCGTCGGCCCGCTCGTCGAGCGCCGGACGACGCGAGCGCGGTTCCACGCGTTCGTGGTGACGACCGGGGGACTGGCCGGGATCGCGCAGGTGACGGTCGGCGGGCTGGTCGGTCCGCCGACGGCGGTGCTGGGACTGAGCGGCGCCGTGTTCGCGCTCGGCGGCTACCTGCTCGCGGGCAACGTCGTGACCGCGACGCTGTTCGACCGGCTGCGGCTCCCGCCGCGCGCGCAGTTCGCGCTGTTCGGGCTCGCCGCCGTCGCGCTCACCGCGACGACCGCGGCGCCCGGCGTCGCGCTGATCGCCCACGCCGTCGGCGCGTTCTGCGGCCTCCTCGCTGGACGGGTCGGGCTGCTCGACGTTCGGTAATGCGAGCGGAGAGAAGACCGCAACGCCGCCGCTGGCGACGGTGGAAAATGCGGAGAGAGCGAAATACGCCCTAGCGCTTAGTCTTCGAGAACGATCTCGATGCTGACGTCGTTCGGCACTTGGACGCGCATGAGCTGGCGGAGCGCGCGCTCGTCGGCGTCGATGTCGATCAGACGCTTGTGAACGCGCATCTCCCAGTGCTCCCACGTCGCCGTCCCCTCACCGTCCGGGGACTTTCGCGACGGGATCTCGAGCGTCTTCGTCGGCAGCGGGATCGGGCCCGACAGGGCGACCCCCGTCGAGTCCGCGATCTCGCGGACGTCGTCGCAGATGTCGTCGAGGTCCTCGGGGCTCGTGCCGGCGAGGCGGACGCGTGCCTGCTGCATCGATTATCGCTCGTTGACTTCGAGCACCTTGCCGGCCGCGATGGTCTGACCCATGTCGCGGATGGCGAAGCTGCCGAGTTCCGGGATCTCACCGGACGGCTCGATGCTGAGCGGCTTTTGCGGGCGCACGGTGACGACCGCGGCGTCGCCGGACTTGATGAAGTCCGGGTTCTCCTCGGCGACCTCGCCGGACGACGGGTCGATCTTCTGGTCGATCGACTCGATCGTACAGGCGACCTGCGCCGTGTGGGCGTGGAAGACGGGCGTGTACCCGGCCGTGATGACCGACGGGTGCTGCATGACGACGACCTGGGCCTTGAACGTCTCGGCGACGCTCGGCGGGTCGTCGGCGGGGCCACAGACGTCGCCGCGACGGATGTCGTCCTTGCCGATGCCGCGGACGTTGAACCCGACGTTGTCACCGGGCTCGGCCTTGGGCACCTCCTCGTGGTGCATCTCGACCGTCTTCACCTCGCCGCCCACGTCGGACGGCTGGAAGGAGACGTTGTCGCCGGTGTTGAGGATCCCGGTCTCGACGCGTCCCACGGGGACGGTCCCGATACCGGAGATGGTGTAGACGTCCTGGATGGGGAGTCGGAGCGGCGCGTCCGTCGGCGGCTCGGACTCCGGCAGGTCGTTGAGCGACTCC
It encodes:
- a CDS encoding DUF7846 domain-containing protein, coding for MASPPALRRLRRSARRLASGARVRLAETDRLTLSAALVALATGALTFLVAATLFRYHSVNHDEAVYLTQAALLLSGQLEIHAGALADAVHPWFFIEDGGRLYPKYNPVPAAMYAASMALFGEPRVTLAAVAAGNAALVYLLGSTIFDRRVGLAAAVCFVASPLALVTSSVFLPYAPTTLLNLLFAVAYLRGVRDRSLPLAGLAGVAIGLAFFARPYTAVLFAAPFILHALWRVAGAVREFGAAREAGIWPFPGPIRRHGLTALLGILFVGVTLAYNLRMTGSPLTFPYEAFAPMDGPGFGERRILGHSEAYTPELALRSNGYALWYLATRWVVAGPLGTLLALTGGGLAARRWLSGRRALGFGDGNVGRGGAPTRRFERTAGLLLVGVAGSVAVGNLFFWGTNNLLATLSDPTDGLVAGFGPFYHFDLLVPLSIFAGVAVVAGGRRLSRLRARLASRVTPGTARAVVVAVAVLAVLGGALGAAAAAEAPLDRHASHAEKYETAYAPIEAAEFDDDLVFVPTPYGEWLNHPFQALRNDPGLDGPVVYALDRDPAEDFAVIDAYPDRDLRRYAYRGEWTPDPNRHVAPKLEPLDVREGARIDATATVGVPDRVRRAVVRLETARGDGSAEYDVRDPDGSLTADWSLTPAGATLDGAPNQTVPIDPAGDEVIVTVTLVDPAGSTFTYRQEATVRESDGRVEAVWPPERFVCRLTTECGTEGTYLSDDPEAHPEWVAFETDAEASEER
- a CDS encoding extracellular solute-binding protein; protein product: MTHHFPDDVDRRRFLAATGALGVAGLAGCMGGDDESDDGDDGGAEGSIGQIGSGRAGRGAPGGTPIAEMPDLEGELTVYSGRGEFLVGELVEYIDDQYDDFDLTVRYGGSTDLVNQIANEGEGSPADVFYSVNAGSLGALADEGRTQALPSEVTEMVRSEFRTEQWIGTSGRARTVPYNTEEFSDDDLPDDVMAYPEEFDGSLGWAPSYGSCQAFVTAMRLIEGPEATRDWLESIVESGISSYPDEFAACQAIADGEIDAAFTNHYYTQRVLDGNPNASIGTAFTSGDAGAVFNVAGAAVIDTAADGTLAGNFVRHLLSAEAQDYFARTTFEYPLIPEVEPIGDLPTIDELDVPDIDLTQLSDLEPTIDLMREAGVEV
- a CDS encoding alpha-1 4-glucan-protein synthase, which produces MEGRREAAASGDICVIVPTIREYECLRAYVANAREHGFDVSRLHFVLVTEDFCDVEEMRAMLDDLDVSGEVFDGSRREEWYEANDVAEYGHVVPAASHAETSFGLLYMWADNAFEYGLFIDDDTLPHDDEDYFGRHMENLAFEGAVESVSSDEQWVNVLYQNADEHGLYPRGYPYSAMDETVETGTAEVESGEVVASQGLWTNVPDLDAVRILMDGDLEGQAQTRTTADDFGGDFVAARGNYLTVCSMNLAFRREVIPAFYQMPMDDNEWDVGRFDDIWSGVFLKRACDVLGKRIYNGRPLCEHNKAARSTFDDLANEVAGLELNEHVWEVIDEEGADADSFAAAFAEMADALAEGDFSEWNNGAFLNHCGEYMRDWLDCLDAIQRTPAPADD
- a CDS encoding lysylphosphatidylglycerol synthase transmembrane domain-containing protein; protein product: MTGAGLRARLRAGLSRGRLTAFGTLLVLGVGAAILARSLDAGAVVAAVTAADPTLLAVAFGAYLLSWPLRGRRYGDVLAAMGRRCRTDFLTATVFASQTANLVVPARAGDGVRAYLLKERRDVPYPTGVASLAVERAFDLVAIGALGGVALALLFLTGRSPGSGESVGAVAPSTALAAAAGIAAVAAVLSVATVAVARSDRRFGSALRARVSGSRLAGLVDAAVRFGASVRVVAADPRRLGAVFLWSIAVWALDVLTAVLVLAALLGGVGGPVPATTLLVVGTLAVSVGNLAKVLPLSQGGIGLYEAAFTGLVVSATGLPVETALAAAILDHALKNAVTLAGGGLAALALGLSPAAGPAGDGEPTPSVQADGGSVVGESGTEGAAGPDVESTGDAASNATDESGSSHPGPSDF
- a CDS encoding rhomboid family intramembrane serine protease; translation: MRATLETLAIATLVGAVQAALRVVGLAGLFALATPLSVAPWTVVTSVYAHGSIGHLLANALALLLVGPLVERRTTRARFHAFVVTTGGLAGIAQVTVGGLVGPPTAVLGLSGAVFALGGYLLAGNVVTATLFDRLRLPPRAQFALFGLAAVALTATTAAPGVALIAHAVGAFCGLLAGRVGLLDVR
- the rpsJ gene encoding 30S ribosomal protein S10, which produces MQQARVRLAGTSPEDLDDICDDVREIADSTGVALSGPIPLPTKTLEIPSRKSPDGEGTATWEHWEMRVHKRLIDIDADERALRQLMRVQVPNDVSIEIVLED
- the tuf gene encoding translation elongation factor EF-1 subunit alpha, with protein sequence MSDKPHQNLAIIGHVDHGKSTLVGRLLFETGSVPEHVIEQHREEAEEKGKGGFEFAYVMDNLAEERERGVTIDIAHQEFDTDNYYFTIVDCPGHRDFVKNMITGASQADNAVLVVAADDGVAPQTREHVFLARTLGINELIIGVNKMDLVDYQESTYNEVIEEVKNLLNQVRFATDDTTFVPISAFEGDNVAEASDNTPWYDGPTLLESLNDLPESEPPTDAPLRLPIQDVYTISGIGTVPVGRVETGILNTGDNVSFQPSDVGGEVKTVEMHHEEVPKAEPGDNVGFNVRGIGKDDIRRGDVCGPADDPPSVAETFKAQVVVMQHPSVITAGYTPVFHAHTAQVACTIESIDQKIDPSSGEVAEENPDFIKSGDAAVVTVRPQKPLSIEPSGEIPELGSFAIRDMGQTIAAGKVLEVNER